A genomic stretch from Thermoplasmatales archaeon includes:
- a CDS encoding transposase codes for MFCIIFSKEDEASINISRFIMQKRKWKKEKEVYISDNFLLYFIDDLHIYHDDIDKEIEAKGYKVDTLVFASRHASLQNRKTLSVHAIGNFGIAEYGGKDGKLVKCSPLLMLSALKILKEKNLGDYEVCYEATHHGPYLEKPSFFIEVGSTKEEWNDEKACKAIAETILEMNEEKAKVAIGIGGGHYAPRFSEIAIEKNVAFGHIAPKYVKLDDEILLKMKNSTPYCEMAYLHGKIEGIEEKIKKIGLEIG; via the coding sequence ATGTTCTGTATAATTTTTTCAAAAGAGGATGAAGCAAGTATAAATATTTCAAGGTTTATAATGCAAAAAAGGAAATGGAAAAAGGAGAAAGAAGTTTATATTTCTGATAATTTTTTATTGTATTTTATAGATGATTTACATATCTATCATGATGATATTGATAAGGAAATAGAGGCAAAAGGGTATAAAGTAGATACATTAGTTTTTGCATCTCGCCATGCATCATTACAAAACAGAAAAACATTGAGTGTGCATGCTATAGGGAATTTTGGAATTGCTGAATATGGTGGAAAAGATGGCAAACTCGTCAAATGCAGTCCTCTCTTAATGCTAAGCGCTCTTAAAATTCTAAAAGAAAAAAATTTGGGAGATTATGAAGTTTGTTATGAAGCAACGCACCACGGCCCCTATTTAGAAAAACCCTCTTTTTTCATAGAGGTGGGGAGCACAAAGGAAGAATGGAATGACGAAAAGGCATGCAAGGCAATAGCGGAAACAATTCTTGAAATGAATGAGGAAAAAGCAAAGGTTGCAATAGGGATAGGTGGGGGACATTATGCCCCCAGATTTAGCGAGATTGCAATTGAAAAAAATGTTGCCTTCGGGCATATAGCTCCTAAATATGTGAAATTAGATGATGAAATTTTGCTTAAAATGAAAAATTCAACACCTTATTGCGAGATGGCATATTTGCATGGCAAAATTGAAGGAATTGAGGAAAAAATTAAAAAAATTGGTCTTGAAATAGGCTAA
- a CDS encoding class I SAM-dependent methyltransferase, which translates to MPLNRDKKEIEDFIRKLEQQALETAEERHPIYIEAGLKDAKLILDVGCGSGAVTKDICNHTNGEVIAIDESFEMLEIAKEVLEGIRNVDLCIGDAHYLPFKDDTFDIVTCNLLFMWVKEPQKVINEMARVIKKGGKVVATLEPDFGGKIHWPPFPKVDEIFSGKAIKNRGGDPYIGRKLRMLFVRAGLKTKIGLGNKRIWSCEEDKISYLRAKNFYENVLRREGLSDEEIKEWEEEHMKAIEEGIEFNFFPQFYAIGIKE; encoded by the coding sequence ATGCCTCTAAACAGGGATAAGAAAGAGATAGAAGATTTCATAAGGAAGCTTGAACAGCAGGCATTAGAAACAGCTGAAGAAAGGCACCCAATTTATATTGAAGCGGGTTTGAAAGATGCAAAACTAATACTTGATGTCGGATGCGGCTCGGGAGCGGTAACAAAGGATATATGCAATCATACAAATGGAGAGGTTATTGCAATAGATGAGTCCTTTGAAATGCTTGAAATAGCAAAAGAGGTTCTTGAAGGTATAAGAAATGTTGATTTATGCATTGGAGATGCTCATTATCTTCCTTTCAAAGATGATACATTTGATATTGTTACATGCAATCTTCTTTTCATGTGGGTAAAAGAGCCACAAAAAGTAATAAATGAAATGGCAAGAGTTATAAAGAAAGGAGGAAAGGTTGTTGCAACTCTTGAGCCAGATTTTGGAGGAAAAATACACTGGCCTCCTTTTCCAAAAGTTGATGAAATATTTTCGGGTAAAGCAATAAAAAATAGAGGAGGAGATCCATACATAGGAAGAAAATTGAGGATGCTGTTTGTAAGAGCTGGTTTAAAAACAAAAATAGGGCTCGGGAATAAAAGAATATGGAGTTGTGAAGAAGATAAAATCTCTTATTTAAGGGCAAAAAATTTTTATGAAAATGTTTTAAGGAGAGAAGGGCTAAGTGACGAGGAAATAAAGGAATGGGAGGAAGAGCACATGAAGGCAATTGAAGAAGGCATAGAATTCAATTTCTTTCCCCAGTTCTATGCAATAGGAATAAAAGAATAA
- a CDS encoding MMPL family transporter codes for MLDRIGKSIERRAVTIIEIAILITLLFSAFIPFINMSTSINDFLPDNEVVRAEKRVGEYFGGGSDSSDTLMLYIENENVLEASSLREIYTISKEIEKLGNATCFSIASIIDIVCNIEYGKSMKDCSDEEIIYALNDLMHEKNYSEIKIAENNFSHNYLKSLFIRESESKIFFSMELYDLPQKNNYRNIYEWFVEFESRIGNNSIPYKISARFDLPAIWIIGAGLKENLRKKDVESNVYLWVFDNGTYFPIKLDKSRFYLSENKIVIEIDKEEIGKFGIGKFGSMAIPSKLADIKGGIRKYRLPWLGLVIDEKIFGMDFLNHNLSLRDIDNLWKEIASINSSFVFFIKPEFMDEMKNSALVLLSKDYENMKAKSTIIVIELNSSDFSDFYEKLKNIKGGEATGEKIVSYEIDKLTDESNRIIGIGIFIAITILLFLDFRKISYVLLSLFGLFISLIWTFGTMAILNINFSALSVAIMPLIMGLGVDYSIHLFHRYIEERNKGKKAGDAIINAITNTGTALFLATITTCVGFLSFLTATIPPLRHFGFLCAIGIIYTFIVTITLLASLRYIFDKKGGKFDKKSFSFDFLIKKPSIFVVKKPKIVILSFLIFTIIMLFGIANVKTSFRIEEFLPEESTSIKTLNRIGSDFPFFSQNEDYILIEENVTRVRTLKEIKEMQKNMRDDDFVVKTPDGGIKVLSIVSIIEDAIKENRTFAEKFNIGEDGIPKSDEDVKNIYDYLYESDKYKEEVKRVLHRENGEYDATVIRIYNNAISASGDLNKNIEKFYNQLKEDKVGNAIITGPTILTYTITSSLVKNQVVSTLMCIIISAIILAFIYKDLILGILNIVPVGLASIWIIGSMAFMNYSLNVMTIMVTSLTIGLGITYSIHITDKFRKSDRSKESITEILSSTGSAIVGAALTTIAGFSMLIFSPMPPERQFGVIMCLTILYSFIASIALLPSILLILKKK; via the coding sequence GTGTTAGATAGGATAGGCAAGAGCATTGAAAGGAGGGCTGTAACAATCATTGAAATTGCAATTTTAATAACTCTGTTATTTTCTGCATTTATCCCTTTTATAAATATGAGCACTTCCATCAATGATTTTCTTCCTGATAATGAAGTTGTCAGGGCGGAGAAAAGGGTTGGAGAATATTTTGGAGGTGGTTCAGATAGTTCGGATACATTAATGCTGTATATAGAAAATGAAAATGTTCTTGAAGCTTCGTCGCTAAGAGAAATTTACACCATATCAAAAGAAATTGAAAAATTAGGAAATGCCACCTGCTTCAGTATCGCAAGCATTATTGATATTGTATGCAACATTGAATATGGGAAGAGCATGAAAGATTGCTCTGATGAAGAAATAATTTATGCATTAAATGATTTGATGCATGAAAAAAATTATAGCGAGATTAAAATTGCGGAAAATAATTTTTCGCACAATTATTTAAAATCTCTTTTCATAAGGGAAAGTGAGAGTAAAATTTTCTTTTCTATGGAATTATATGATTTGCCCCAGAAAAATAACTATAGAAATATATATGAATGGTTTGTAGAATTTGAAAGCAGGATAGGAAATAATTCAATTCCCTATAAAATATCAGCCAGATTTGATTTGCCCGCCATATGGATAATTGGGGCTGGATTAAAAGAAAATTTAAGGAAGAAGGATGTTGAATCAAATGTTTATCTTTGGGTTTTTGATAATGGAACATATTTTCCGATTAAATTAGATAAAAGCAGGTTTTATCTCTCAGAAAACAAAATAGTTATTGAAATTGATAAGGAAGAAATAGGTAAATTTGGCATAGGGAAATTTGGAAGCATGGCAATCCCATCAAAGCTGGCGGATATTAAAGGCGGAATAAGAAAATACCGCCTGCCGTGGTTGGGGCTTGTGATAGATGAGAAAATTTTTGGGATGGATTTTTTGAATCACAACCTGTCGCTTAGGGATATTGATAATTTATGGAAGGAAATTGCTTCAATAAATTCTTCATTTGTCTTCTTCATAAAACCTGAATTCATGGATGAGATGAAAAATTCTGCACTTGTTCTTTTGTCAAAAGATTATGAAAATATGAAGGCGAAATCAACAATTATTGTTATAGAGTTAAATTCTTCTGATTTTTCTGATTTTTATGAGAAATTAAAGAATATAAAAGGAGGCGAAGCTACTGGCGAAAAAATAGTATCATATGAAATAGACAAACTAACCGATGAATCAAATAGAATAATAGGGATTGGAATATTTATTGCGATAACAATTCTTTTATTCTTAGATTTCAGAAAAATATCCTATGTATTGCTATCATTGTTTGGTCTCTTCATTTCTCTGATATGGACATTTGGAACGATGGCTATTTTAAATATAAATTTCAGTGCCCTATCAGTTGCAATAATGCCTCTTATAATGGGGCTTGGTGTGGATTATTCAATACATCTTTTCCATAGGTATATAGAGGAGAGGAATAAGGGAAAAAAGGCGGGTGATGCAATAATAAATGCAATAACAAATACTGGAACAGCTTTATTCCTTGCAACAATCACAACATGTGTTGGATTCTTATCATTTCTTACAGCAACAATCCCTCCCCTAAGGCATTTTGGATTTTTATGTGCAATTGGAATAATCTATACATTTATTGTAACAATTACACTCCTTGCCTCCTTGAGATATATTTTTGATAAAAAGGGAGGAAAATTTGATAAAAAATCATTTTCTTTTGATTTTTTGATTAAAAAGCCATCAATTTTTGTTGTTAAAAAACCAAAAATTGTTATTCTATCTTTCCTCATTTTTACAATAATAATGCTTTTTGGAATTGCAAATGTTAAAACTAGTTTTAGAATAGAAGAATTTCTGCCCGAGGAAAGCACTTCAATAAAAACTTTAAATAGGATAGGTAGCGATTTTCCATTTTTCAGTCAAAATGAAGATTATATCCTTATAGAAGAAAATGTTACCAGAGTTAGAACATTAAAAGAAATTAAAGAAATGCAAAAGAATATGAGGGATGATGATTTTGTTGTAAAAACTCCAGATGGTGGGATAAAAGTTTTATCCATAGTTAGCATTATCGAAGATGCGATTAAGGAAAATAGAACATTTGCTGAAAAATTTAATATAGGGGAGGATGGAATCCCGAAAAGCGATGAAGATGTAAAAAATATTTATGATTATTTATATGAAAGTGATAAATATAAAGAAGAGGTAAAGAGAGTTTTGCATAGAGAAAATGGTGAATACGATGCAACAGTTATTAGAATCTATAATAATGCAATTTCTGCAAGTGGTGATTTGAATAAAAATATAGAAAAATTTTATAATCAACTCAAGGAAGATAAGGTAGGAAATGCAATAATTACAGGACCAACCATATTAACATATACAATAACATCTTCTCTTGTAAAAAATCAGGTTGTATCCACTTTAATGTGCATTATAATTTCTGCAATAATTCTTGCATTTATATATAAAGATTTAATTCTCGGCATCTTGAATATTGTTCCTGTTGGACTCGCTTCCATTTGGATTATTGGAAGCATGGCATTTATGAACTATTCATTAAATGTGATGACAATAATGGTAACATCTCTTACAATTGGCTTAGGAATAACATACTCCATACACATAACTGATAAATTCAGGAAATCAGATAGAAGTAAGGAAAGTATAACTGAAATCCTTTCTTCAACTGGTTCAGCTATAGTCGGAGCCGCACTCACCACAATCGCCGGCTTTTCCATGCTCATTTTCTCGCCGATGCCGCCCGAGAGGCAATTTGGGGTTATAATGTGTTTAACTATTCTTTACTCTTTTATTGCTTCAATAGCATTGCTTCCATCAATATTGCTGATACTGAAGAAAAAATAG
- a CDS encoding histone deacetylase, producing MTLIIYSDKFLLHDNPAHVENASRAIAIIELLKKMPFYEKLNFVEPDEASEEEIKKVHDANMVERAKKIGWLDMDTYTNEFSYEVAKLAAGGAIKACDEIIKGRDKNAFAVVRPPGHHATRRASMGFCIFNNVAIAANWLTERGKKVLIFDHDVHHGNGTQDIFYERADVLYQSIHLYPHYPGTGRIEEIGGGEGEGYTVNAPLPYGSNEECVRQIMDEIMLPVAEQFSPDFVLISAGFDSHHADPLGGLALGLNFYGEIIDKFKNIQSRIVCILEGGYVINNIAKGTAIEVSHLQGEPISFEEYSGGKNCREIVREIKKLIGNYWNL from the coding sequence ATGACCCTTATAATCTATTCAGATAAATTTTTACTTCATGATAATCCAGCGCATGTAGAAAATGCATCCCGTGCTATTGCAATAATTGAATTACTTAAAAAAATGCCATTTTATGAAAAATTGAATTTTGTTGAGCCAGATGAAGCAAGTGAAGAGGAAATTAAAAAAGTTCATGATGCAAATATGGTTGAAAGAGCAAAAAAAATTGGATGGCTTGATATGGATACATATACAAACGAATTTTCATATGAGGTTGCAAAACTTGCTGCTGGAGGGGCTATTAAAGCTTGTGATGAAATAATCAAGGGAAGAGATAAGAACGCATTTGCGGTCGTGCGCCCGCCAGGCCATCACGCCACCAGGCGGGCATCGATGGGATTTTGCATTTTTAACAATGTGGCAATTGCTGCGAATTGGCTAACTGAAAGAGGTAAAAAAGTGCTTATTTTTGACCATGATGTGCATCATGGAAATGGGACGCAGGACATATTTTATGAGCGTGCAGATGTTCTTTATCAATCAATTCATCTCTACCCTCATTATCCTGGAACAGGAAGAATAGAGGAAATAGGGGGTGGAGAGGGAGAGGGATATACAGTTAATGCTCCCTTGCCTTATGGAAGCAATGAAGAATGTGTAAGGCAAATTATGGATGAAATTATGCTTCCAGTTGCTGAACAATTTTCACCTGATTTTGTCCTTATTTCTGCAGGATTTGACAGCCATCATGCAGACCCTCTTGGAGGACTTGCCCTTGGATTAAATTTTTATGGGGAGATAATAGATAAATTCAAAAATATTCAAAGTAGGATTGTTTGTATTCTTGAAGGAGGATATGTAATCAACAATATTGCAAAGGGAACTGCAATTGAAGTATCACATCTTCAGGGCGAGCCGATAAGTTTTGAGGAATATTCTGGAGGGAAAAATTGCAGGGAAATAGTCAGGGAAATTAAAAAGCTCATTGGAAACTACTGGAATTTATGA
- the thiI gene encoding tRNA 4-thiouridine(8) synthase ThiI: protein MCLSMIIVHYGEIGIKGKNRIFFEENLIRNIKELIKGARVRREHGRIIVYEDKGREILENIPGIENFSFAYETNPDIEEIKNKAVEISKKIDFKSFRILTKRENKNFPYNSQEINRIVGEEIKNKLNKKVNLEKPELTIFIEICKSRAYIYTEKIKGIGGLPVGSQGKVISLLSGGIDSPVASFLMMKRGCKNIFLHFYNENLVAYPNKIEEIAKILAGFQGKTKIYLLQFSDVQNEIISNIKSKYRMIVYRRAMMKIANNIAKKEKAKAIVTGDSIGQVASQTIENLACIYEASSLPVFSPLIGMNKNEIVDLARKIGTYEFSIKHMPDCCSFMVAKHPAIKAEIEEIKEMEKEINEGVIKKAIEKAICKELILNKHLSL, encoded by the coding sequence ATTTGTTTGTCAATGATAATTGTGCATTATGGGGAAATAGGAATAAAGGGAAAAAATAGAATTTTTTTTGAAGAAAATCTTATCAGAAATATAAAGGAATTGATTAAAGGAGCGAGGGTAAGAAGAGAGCATGGAAGAATAATAGTTTATGAGGATAAAGGAAGGGAAATTCTTGAAAATATTCCTGGAATAGAAAATTTCTCTTTTGCATATGAGACAAATCCTGATATTGAGGAAATAAAAAATAAAGCAGTTGAAATCTCCAAAAAAATAGATTTTAAAAGCTTCAGAATTTTAACAAAAAGAGAAAATAAGAATTTTCCATATAACTCGCAGGAGATAAACAGAATTGTAGGTGAAGAAATAAAAAATAAATTGAATAAAAAAGTTAATCTTGAAAAACCCGAGCTAACCATATTCATTGAAATATGCAAAAGTAGGGCATATATTTATACAGAAAAAATAAAGGGAATTGGCGGCCTGCCTGTCGGAAGCCAGGGAAAAGTAATATCTCTTCTTTCTGGCGGAATAGATTCGCCTGTTGCCTCCTTCCTCATGATGAAAAGAGGTTGTAAAAATATTTTTTTGCATTTTTATAATGAAAATCTTGTAGCTTACCCAAATAAAATCGAGGAAATTGCAAAAATACTTGCAGGGTTTCAGGGTAAAACAAAAATTTATCTTCTACAATTTTCAGATGTTCAAAATGAAATTATTTCAAATATAAAATCGAAGTATAGAATGATTGTTTATAGGAGAGCAATGATGAAAATTGCAAATAATATAGCCAAAAAAGAGAAGGCAAAGGCAATTGTAACTGGTGACAGCATTGGACAGGTTGCTTCACAAACAATTGAAAATCTTGCATGCATATATGAAGCATCTTCATTGCCTGTATTTTCTCCATTGATTGGTATGAATAAGAATGAAATTGTTGATTTGGCAAGAAAAATTGGTACATATGAATTCTCTATAAAGCATATGCCAGATTGCTGTTCATTTATGGTTGCAAAGCATCCAGCAATAAAAGCAGAAATTGAAGAAATAAAAGAGATGGAAAAAGAAATAAATGAAGGAGTAATTAAAAAAGCAATTGAAAAAGCAATTTGCAAAGAATTAATATTAAATAAACATTTATCTCTATGA
- a CDS encoding thioredoxin family protein, translated as MGCIKEEAKEISWLDYEKGLQESLNKNKIAILDFYADWCPPCRRMENDTYKSKEVMEMMKNFVAIKVNVDERPEIANLYNVSSIPTIVYLKDGKEVYRTVGYRNAEQFLADMEKVLKM; from the coding sequence TTGGGTTGCATAAAAGAAGAGGCAAAAGAAATTTCATGGCTTGATTATGAAAAAGGATTGCAAGAAAGCTTGAATAAAAATAAGATTGCAATTTTGGATTTTTATGCAGATTGGTGCCCTCCTTGCAGAAGAATGGAAAATGATACATATAAAAGTAAGGAAGTAATGGAGATGATGAAAAATTTTGTTGCTATAAAAGTTAATGTGGATGAGCGGCCTGAAATTGCAAATTTATATAATGTAAGCTCAATTCCAACGATAGTTTATTTAAAGGATGGAAAGGAAGTGTATAGAACAGTTGGATATAGAAATGCTGAGCAATTTTTGGCTGATATGGAAAAAGTTTTAAAAATGTAG
- a CDS encoding PqqD family protein — MKDEILKPVRNVEWFEEEGLVRLKIMKFRSKFGKIICKILKRPEYFIVNLDEVGSFAWKSFDGKNSIEDIMKMIEEKYGKEKAGGLGIFIKMLEKNEYIRLE; from the coding sequence ATGAAGGATGAGATTTTAAAGCCAGTGAGAAATGTTGAATGGTTTGAGGAAGAGGGACTTGTAAGGCTTAAAATAATGAAATTTCGTAGTAAATTTGGAAAAATTATTTGCAAAATCTTAAAAAGACCAGAATATTTTATAGTGAATTTAGATGAAGTTGGCTCATTTGCATGGAAAAGCTTTGACGGTAAAAATAGCATTGAGGACATAATGAAGATGATTGAAGAAAAATATGGAAAGGAAAAGGCTGGCGGGCTGGGCATATTTATTAAAATGCTGGAAAAAAATGAATATATAAGATTAGAATGA
- a CDS encoding oligopeptide transporter, OPT family, producing the protein MSRENFKSLIPAEKSVAELTLRAVIVGALLAIIMGAANAYLGLYAGMTVSAAIPGAIMALALLKPFKPTVLEVTLGMMGAAAGEALAAGVIFTIPALVVIGAWHEIHYWETTIIALVGGVLGVLWMVLLRRALIVKTDLPFPEGVAVAAVINTAVGKEGKGSSFWMLAGAILAGIVKLCQVSLNVFKGKVEKIFYAGKYGVMGKSSSGYFYGGVAASPALLGVGYIIGPQISAYVFAGGLLGWVIITPLIILSTGLPAGMPALEGFMEIWSSYVRYLGVGAMVVGGLYTIWKLRENLLHGVKEAVVGLRGGAVEAKKRTERDLDIKKVFVTIGLLIIPIFLIYAWLSNMYAVSLFMAVILVFLAFVASAIAGYMAGLLGSSNNPISGVTVAVLLFVSILMLAFGATGYEGMTIVIGMAAVVCCAAAISGDVLQSMAAGQMLGATPWKQQIAEIIGVAAAAPVLAIVIQALDKAYRIGSADLPAPQAFLMGGIVRGVIGGEIVWPFVIAGAFLAVVLILMDIPVLPVAIGIYLPFTLTVPILAGGIVRAIVDRKLRKEAPEEEEELSDWEMAIKETGIKPKEKAHRTGLLFSAGLIAGEALMGIIGAFLIILHVDLGVLEDAPAWPGMIVWGYIAFLLGYIVLREFRMANEG; encoded by the coding sequence ATGAGCAGGGAAAATTTTAAATCGCTAATACCAGCTGAAAAAAGTGTTGCAGAACTAACATTAAGGGCGGTTATTGTTGGGGCTTTGCTTGCAATTATAATGGGTGCAGCAAATGCCTATCTTGGCTTGTATGCAGGTATGACTGTATCTGCCGCAATTCCAGGGGCAATAATGGCTCTTGCTTTGCTCAAGCCATTTAAGCCAACGGTTCTTGAAGTAACTCTTGGGATGATGGGGGCTGCTGCTGGCGAGGCGCTGGCGGCGGGCGTTATCTTTACAATTCCCGCCCTTGTTGTTATTGGGGCTTGGCATGAAATACATTACTGGGAAACAACTATAATTGCTCTTGTTGGGGGTGTTCTTGGAGTTCTATGGATGGTATTGCTGAGGAGGGCATTAATAGTAAAAACCGATTTGCCTTTCCCTGAAGGTGTTGCGGTTGCTGCAGTTATAAATACAGCTGTGGGGAAAGAAGGGAAGGGGAGTAGCTTTTGGATGCTTGCGGGAGCAATTCTTGCAGGAATAGTTAAGCTATGTCAGGTTTCATTAAATGTATTTAAAGGAAAGGTTGAGAAAATTTTTTATGCTGGTAAATATGGAGTGATGGGAAAATCAAGCAGTGGCTATTTTTATGGGGGGGTTGCTGCTTCTCCAGCTCTTCTTGGAGTTGGTTATATAATAGGGCCACAAATATCAGCTTATGTTTTTGCTGGCGGGCTGCTTGGGTGGGTTATAATTACACCTCTTATCATTCTCTCCACTGGCTTACCTGCTGGAATGCCAGCTCTTGAAGGTTTTATGGAGATATGGAGCAGTTATGTTCGCTACCTTGGTGTTGGAGCAATGGTTGTAGGCGGACTATATACTATTTGGAAATTAAGAGAAAATCTTCTTCACGGAGTTAAGGAAGCAGTGGTTGGGTTGAGAGGAGGAGCTGTTGAAGCCAAAAAGAGAACAGAGCGGGATTTGGATATAAAGAAGGTTTTCGTTACTATCGGGCTACTTATAATACCTATTTTCCTGATATATGCCTGGCTCAGCAATATGTATGCAGTAAGCTTATTCATGGCGGTCATTCTTGTTTTTCTTGCTTTTGTTGCATCAGCAATTGCTGGCTATATGGCTGGTCTGCTTGGCTCTTCAAACAATCCAATTTCTGGAGTAACTGTTGCAGTTCTTTTATTTGTGAGCATATTGATGCTTGCGTTTGGAGCGACGGGCTATGAAGGAATGACAATAGTAATAGGTATGGCGGCTGTTGTATGCTGTGCAGCGGCAATAAGTGGGGATGTGCTTCAATCAATGGCGGCTGGACAAATGCTCGGCGCCACCCCATGGAAACAGCAGATTGCAGAAATTATAGGTGTTGCTGCTGCAGCCCCAGTTCTTGCAATTGTCATACAGGCATTGGATAAGGCATACAGGATAGGGAGCGCTGATTTACCAGCTCCTCAGGCATTTCTGATGGGTGGAATTGTTAGGGGAGTTATAGGGGGAGAAATTGTATGGCCGTTTGTAATAGCTGGAGCTTTCCTTGCAGTAGTCCTCATATTGATGGATATACCTGTTCTTCCTGTTGCAATTGGAATATATTTACCATTTACTCTAACTGTTCCAATACTTGCTGGAGGAATTGTTCGAGCAATTGTTGATAGAAAACTTAGGAAAGAGGCTCCTGAGGAGGAGGAAGAGCTGAGCGATTGGGAAATGGCAATAAAAGAGACGGGTATAAAGCCGAAAGAAAAAGCTCATAGAACAGGCTTGCTTTTCTCCGCTGGCTTAATTGCTGGCGAAGCACTGATGGGTATAATAGGAGCATTTCTGATTATATTGCATGTTGATTTGGGAGTGCTTGAAGATGCGCCTGCCTGGCCTGGAATGATTGTATGGGGATATATTGCATTTCTGCTCGGATATATTGTGCTAAGGGAATTCAGGATGGCAAATGAAGGATGA
- the gcvH gene encoding glycine cleavage system protein GcvH: MEIRENLLYTKTHEWVLKKNRIARIGITDYAQDKLTDVVFVELPESGKYFKKGEVVATLESVKSVSEVYAPISGKIFSVNEALNDDPGLINREPYDGGWIFEVEIESEEDLKSLMNSKDYEKMLEGEK; encoded by the coding sequence ATGGAGATCAGGGAAAATCTGCTTTACACAAAAACACATGAATGGGTACTCAAAAAAAATAGGATTGCAAGAATTGGAATAACTGATTATGCACAGGATAAGCTTACTGATGTAGTATTTGTTGAATTGCCAGAATCTGGAAAATATTTTAAAAAAGGAGAAGTTGTTGCAACTCTTGAATCAGTTAAATCTGTTTCAGAAGTTTATGCTCCAATCAGCGGTAAAATTTTTTCAGTAAATGAGGCATTAAATGATGATCCAGGTTTAATAAACCGTGAGCCATATGATGGGGGATGGATTTTTGAAGTTGAAATAGAAAGCGAGGAAGATTTAAAATCTCTTATGAATTCAAAAGATTATGAAAAAATGCTGGAGGGAGAAAAATGA